The genomic region GATGTAAGTTTACTTGAGATGAGCTCTAAATATTGCTCGTCTCGGTTCACATTGCATCACCTATGCATGTAGTAACTGTGGCGAGATTGTGGCTTGTACAGTGTCATTTTCTTTCTGGAACGTTATTTTTCCTATTCATGAGAACTTGGTTTATTTAATATGACAAACCAGATTGGTTATTCCCTAACCTTTTGTGCTTTAATATCAATTAGGTTGGAGATTCAGCACTGTACTTGGGTTTGTTGGGTTGGTTTGTTAACGAATTAGCAGGCAAGTTAATAGAATCTTTTCCGatattgaatgaaaattatcaTTGTTTCGTATTTTAAGCCTTATCTCTTCCTTACAGATATGCAATTCTCTCTCTTCCTCTTCTGTGGATATGTCGGGGTTTCTCTTCTTAGCCCTGTCATGCACAACCTATGGATATGGAGGGTACATCTCTTCTTAATTCTTTAATATCTATGTTGCtccgactcttcatttttcGTTAAGTACCCATGTTTGAAATCCGTGCTTGACATATTCTCGGACATGGGTATGGATATGACCCTCCAAAGGCTCTCCAAATGAAAATACACATAGGACACATACCCTTATCCAATGCTCACACAAGTCTGAGTAATGTAGCTTAGGACTGCTATTGACGTACTGAAATTTACAGGGCACAGGCAATGCAAACTTCTACTTCACGACAGCTATGGTTTATGCTTGCTTGCAGGTGAGTTACTTCTATTTTTGATTCATTGTTTTTTTATCTGTAACTTGCTATcagttgttgaaaatgaaattccAATTTCAACAAATTAGCTTTCTTGTTATTTATGGACGATATTCCAAATGGCATTCgaaattgtaatttagtcgataaaagtatcatggaggtcTTTGTATTAgaagtcagattgcattttgctccatgtactcaaaaaatgagcaaattaatctttgtatcttaagatcaaagagcaaactgattcttttgttaaaaattttgtccatttttaccattaaaaattgGGCTAGGTTAGAATGAGGTACATGTGGCATGTCAGTGTAACTATCTAGTTTTTCTGTTAGccatgttaatttttaattgtagaaatggatgaaaactttaatagaaatgatcaatttgctcttttgtCTAACGTACAAggattaatttgtctattttttaagTCAAAGGGACAATGCAATTTGATTTCTAGTACAAGGACCTCCATGGTAGTTGGAGAGTTTTTGTTTTCGAGGATATGAAGACATGATTATGCCCCTTACTTTGACCTTATTTTGCAGATTGTCTTAGTAGTTGAGGGTGTAAGCGCCATGTTAAACCACGACAGAAAGTTGAGAATCCTAATAACCGGCAAGCCCCAAGATGCCAAATCTTGATTTCTTTTCATGCACCATACCTATCTCCGGTTTCTTCAGCTTATTATTTTGGCACTACGACTACTACGAAGATGATGATCCTTCCCCGGCAGGTTTGTGCCCACCACCATATCTTTGCTCTCAGCATTGTTGTATTGTATCAAGATCATTGCTTACCATCACCGTCACTAGAGTTTGTCGGAAAATGATCATTCATTCCTGTTTGTTTCAGTACATCTGTTAgatgatgaatggttgttgaTAACCTAAAAAAGTACTGAATTTTTTCCATCACCCATTAAAGGTGTCAAAATTTCCTTCAAATTGTGTTGTTAAAACCTTCAAACTTTTCAATAGAGAGTAGAGGCTTTTTTTCcacattttatgaaaatttccttcaAATTGTGTTGCCAAGTTGTGTTTATGGATTGGATTGAGTCAtggtttggatttttttaaaacctttttgGATTTGTTCTTATCTAAGTCCGGTTTAGGTTTGATCGGCTCgaatgtttgttttattatttataataataataaaaataaaatttattataatattaatttttttaaattaaaaaataataatttgggttGAGTTggcaaattatatttatatatgagtATGTATCCGAAATAGTTGTTTGACATCTGACCAACATACTAATGATTTAATGGTCGCTCAAACTCGAGTTAGAGTGTCTGTTcaatgttttttatatttatatatttgaagatCATATTTACATGTTCATATTTGAGTATATATTAAGTGTCGCCCTTCACCATGGATGCGTCCCCGGTCACTAATATTCctttatttggttaaatatctaatttagttttttttttttaaatttttagattttaaaattcaaatcccaCATTTGATAGCAATGTATCggaaaaaaatgacattataataAACTTAACTTGATGCATTTAACTAGAAGACTAATTTGACAAGGTACAATAAAGCAATCTACTTAATACTTTCACCAaacatgataataataatttaacattgCGGGTATAAAAACCTGAATGAAACCCACACATTATAATTAATGGTGaaacttaaattcaaatattcaaGGTCCGAAGTTTCAGCCTTTGCTACCAATTGAGTACATTATAGAATAATGTTACACATCGAGTGGTATAAAAGGTTTTAAGTAGGTCTAAGGTTCGATTTGACTTTCAATTTAATCGATGTCCGATGTAACTATTGGGTaccgaaaaaaaaaattgcactAACATAAACACCTCTACTTTCTTTTGAATCTTAATTGACAATAATGCCCACAACAACATTGGATATCCCCGTACAAactaatgaaaattaattgtaatttgattaGTTCCCGACTCAATCAGTTCAACCATTTTATTTGGATTCATATATCGATTAGTTCTTGTTTAATCGATCAATCCAATTCGATTCCAACGACTATGAAAAATAGAACTTGAAGAGTTATTCCACTCATTTATTAGTTCttgtttaattgattaatataattcgATTCCAACGATTACGAAAAATAGAACTTGAAGAGTTATGTCACTTGGCTCAACACGACTCTTGATTTAGTCGAGATATAATGTAGTTAACAGTTTCTTTTGAATCTTAAATGACAATAATACGCACAATAACATTTGATATCCCCATATACAGACTAACGGAAACCAGCTGTAATTTAACTGAAAAACCGTCCTTTTCCGTCCACCCAATAAAAAGAGTTGCCACTTTCGTCTGGTTCATTCCGTCACCAAGCAAATAATTTCCCGGCCCGCACACAAACAGAAAAAAgcaagagagagaaaaaaagggaGGGAAAACCCTAGAGAGAGAAAGACGGAGAAATGGACGGCAGCAACTCTACGGAGGCGGAGCGGTGGCTGACCATAGCGGAGAAGCTACTCGCGTCACGTGACTTTCACGGGACAAGGACTTTCGCAATCCGAGCTCGAGAATCGGCTCCTGTCCTCGCCGATCAAATCCTCGCCGTGACAGATACTCTCTTAGCCGCACAAGCCAATCCTCATGACTGGTACGGGATTCTTCAACTCATTCCTTTAACTCAGTCCATGGAAGTAGTGGCGAGTCAGTATAGGAAACTCGCTATTCTTTTGAATCCTGCGGAGAATACGCTTTCGTTTGCAGATCAGGCGTTTCGATTAGTTTCTGAAGCTTGGAATGTGTTGTCTAATCCTTCTAAGAAGCTTATTTATGATAATGAGTTGAGATTTCTTCAGTTTGGTCCGGTGAGTCAGATGAATCAACTCGGCCAGTTCAATCAGCAGCATTACCATCATCAACCAGAGCTTCAACAGCAACAGCAACCGCAAACGCAGATGCTGTTCATGCAACCGCAACCTCCTCCACCGCCTAAAGAAACGCAAACGCTGTTTATGCAAACGCCGCAGAAGGAAACGCAAACGCAAGTTACGCAGTCACTATTTGTGAGAAGTCCTAGGAGTAATAACAAAGATGGAAACGCGGAATTAGAAGGAGGAAGACAGCTGGGTTTAAGTAATACTCTACCTGAGTCAACTCGGCCGGCTGAGTCAGCTTGGACGAGGCAGATTTATCAGTTAGGTTTAGCTGAGCCGAGTCAGGTTAATCAGACAGGATCAGTTGGTTCGAGCCATATTAGTTGGCCGGAGCCTATACGGCCTAGCCAGATTAATCGGCCTGAGCCTATTCGGGCGAGCCAGGTTAATCAGCCAGGAACATCTAGCTCTAGTCAGTTTAATCTGACTCAGCCGACTCGGACGGGTCAGATCAATAACACAGCATCTCCTTCTCCTCCTCCTAATCCTTCTCCTCCTACTTCTACTACGGAGCGTAGTCGGGCAGAGCCAACTAGTGTGACTCAGAAAACCAATTTAACTCGTCCTGATGAAGCTACTGAGTCAGAGGGACCGGCATTCTGGACGCCAACTAGTGTGACTCAGAAAACAAATTCGACTCGTCCTAATGAAGCTATTGAGTCAGAGGGACCGGCTTTCTGGACACCAACTAGTGTGACTCAGAAAACAAATTCGGCTCGTCCTAATCAAGCTACTGAGTCGGAAGGACCGGCTTTCTGGACGGCATGTCCGTACTGTTACGTTCTCTACGAGTATCCAAATGCGTACAAGGATTGTACACTTAGGTGTCAGACTAAGAACTGCCGGAGAGCTTTCCATGCTATGGTGATACCTTCGCCGCCATTCAACGGAAATGACACATATTTCTGCTGTTGGGGGTTTTATCCCTTAGGATTTTCCGGGAATGGTAAGAATATGGGCCGTAAATTTCCCAGTTGGTCACCAATTTCCTCCGTGTTTACTTGCTCTAACAACAAGGAtgaaggaaaacaaaagaaCCCCAAAAAATCTGCTCCAAGAGtgttttatgatgaaaatgatgtatATGTTGAGATTTCTGATCCGAGTATGGGTTCTGAGGATAATGATGAATGAccagaaaaatgaaagaacGACAAAAAAAAAGGCGGAGAATGCTGAGGGTAAAGGATCTATGGGGGAGAAATGCAATGAAACATAGACTGAAGTAAGGGAGTAATGAATAATGACCAAGTTTAATATTGGTCTTTCTGCTAATTGTAGTAAATAATTGGCTATTGAAAACTTGATGGACATTAGAGGCCATGGATGAGAAATACTCCTAAATTGCTTCAGGTTATCATGTTTACTGCTTTTCTGTTTGTTTCAGTCTTGTACTGTAATTTGAATTGCTATATTTTACTGGTTTAGGGGTTTCAATTGTAGTCAAAGCTTCTTTGTTGTATATAGTccgttttttatgattttgtttataTGGTGTGTGTTGATAATGAGTTATGGTACGAGttttttggaattaaaagaTGTTAGGATTATTGTTGTATAGCAAGGGTTTTACTTCAGGTTTTTATTTCACTGATATTCTGTCAATTTTGGGCCGGTATTGCAATTTGAATTGCCATTTTTGCTTTCATTGTGGCTTTATTATTCGGGGTTGTGCcgtattttattttccatacCATAGTAAAAAGCTTCTTTATTGTAGCAATTAAAAAGATGTTATGGTTATTGTTGTATAGCAAGGGTTTTACTTCAGGTTTTTATATTCACTGATATTCTGTCTGTTTCGATCTGGTATTGCATTTTGAATTGCTACTTTTGCTTGTTTCGTGGTTTTATTATTCGGTCATGCCGTAGTTTATTTTCCATTCCATAGTAAAAGcttctttattatatataatctgTTCTCTTTGCTATCGGGTTTATCATGAATCATGATTAATTTGAGGTGAGGcaatttatgattttgattgagttttatttaatgttatgttGTTTTTGCTGATGAGAACCAAATTATGGTATGAGTTTTTGGAACTAAAAAGATGTTATGGTTTCTAATTTGATGTTTATGGATGGTGTGGAGTATCAGTTTATTTTTCGTATAACAgtaagttgttttcttgagtaaTGTCTAAGGTGAGATCTTATTATTGTGGGATTCTGAAGGATCTTTTTTAAATCAACGACTGCTGTTAAAGGACAGAAATGGAAGAGACTGTAGCCGTTTGATCAAGGCACATCAGAAACTAGGAACTTGTGCTGGTGAGTTGGAACTTGTTAAATTTGTTACcgtatatgttttttttctggAAAACAGTTTGTCTCCTTCTTTAGTGTtgaaattggttgaattggttaaaaAGTAAACTCAGGTTTCTAAACGTAATTCTATGAGGCATGATCACTGGTAGATTggtgtttctttttcttccttttttttcaactGATCCCACTATACCTATTAGATTTGTTTCAAAGAATATCAGAGTTGGCAAATTCCTTCTTGTTTGGAGAGGATTCATTGCTTTTAGGGTATTTTTGTGTAACTATCAGTATTTGTTGCCTTTTATGGTCATTATTGATTGCTTGGAATGACACTGGTTGTATTGGAAATATGGGGTTCTAATCTCTGGTACggtatacttaattttttttctaaagctTTGTACGTATCCATTCCTGTATTCGAATATGTATCGGATACGAAACTGAAGAATCAGAGTAACATAGGTGGGTTAGGATTGTTTGTTATTACATTCGCTTGTGACATTCGTCTTTTGCCTGCATTGAGATTTCGGTATTGCAGCATGGACATCTTATTACCACGGCATCAACGATCAAGTTTCGGGATTTCACCAAGACAGTCAAACCGGAAGAAAGGTAACTTATTCTGTCAAATTACTATGTTCTAAACAATATCTGTAGGAAGCACATACTTTACATTCTTggtctgatttttttttctttttggtatcaTATTATCTGTGTTTAATATTTGTGTTGGATTATATATACGTACTTTCCACATGCGCATTAAATGGTGCCATGTGAGACTTAATGATAAAAACGGAacaaatcatttatttaatgaTCATatgttagatttttaaaattcgaTAATcataatgtaatttaaattatacacgAGTAAACTTATAACTTATTCtgatataaattattacaaatctTGTACTTGTATACTCTGTATTCTACACAAGATAATAAAATCCCatataatatgaatattatttaattatacaaataattacaaTTCGGGTAAATTATATCAAGGTTATATGTTTTGATTGATAAGTTTAGAAAGTTGcaacattttattgaattatttaaaggttttcatttaaattattaatttatttgaaggttatattttaagttattgagctgttaagttatttgtttaaaaagaaagtttGGCTAGCGAGCTCTAAATGATGATTTGagtgagtaaaaaaatttattttatatccaAGTCGATCTAATGGTCAGTATTAAAGATAGGAAAAGAAAGCCGTTTAGATTTTAGCCCGTAAATTTGTAATGTTGAAAGTTCTTTCATGCAAAAAACTAAACCATGGAGAATGAGGAAAACTTTCGATTAGTACAAACAATGCAAATAGAGAAACCATATAACATTGATTTTAAAAGtccaataatttaaatgaaaattttcaaataatcagtgaccattttataattttttaaaattaaatgactaaaatataaatatatatatatagtacacTTAGATTGTATGCCTGTGATAAGTATCTCATATAGTACACTTAGATTTGTATGCTTGTGATAAATATCTCATATGGTAAGAAACCCCGATGATCCAACGAAACAAATGATGCCGACCTTTTGATTATTAAGTCAACGATCCTTTATTCAAGGAAAATTGGATCCATAATTCgaataacaaaacaaacaatGATTCTGTCATTAAAACTTGAACTGAGCCATTTGCAGAAAAGTACACCGTATCTTCCCCAAATCTCTATTTGATCTACATTTCATCACTGTTCTTCAGTTTCCATTTATGGGTCTTGAAATCACAAGAAACACCATTGAACCCCAATGATTTGAAGGCCTTGAATGGATTTTCAAGCTGCCTGGAACCAATGTTCTTGGATGGAACAACAG from Gossypium raimondii isolate GPD5lz chromosome 1, ASM2569854v1, whole genome shotgun sequence harbors:
- the LOC105773618 gene encoding uncharacterized protein LOC105773618, whose amino-acid sequence is MDGSNSTEAERWLTIAEKLLASRDFHGTRTFAIRARESAPVLADQILAVTDTLLAAQANPHDWYGILQLIPLTQSMEVVASQYRKLAILLNPAENTLSFADQAFRLVSEAWNVLSNPSKKLIYDNELRFLQFGPVSQMNQLGQFNQQHYHHQPELQQQQQPQTQMLFMQPQPPPPPKETQTLFMQTPQKETQTQVTQSLFVRSPRSNNKDGNAELEGGRQLGLSNTLPESTRPAESAWTRQIYQLGLAEPSQVNQTGSVGSSHISWPEPIRPSQINRPEPIRASQVNQPGTSSSSQFNLTQPTRTGQINNTASPSPPPNPSPPTSTTERSRAEPTSVTQKTNLTRPDEATESEGPAFWTPTSVTQKTNSTRPNEAIESEGPAFWTPTSVTQKTNSARPNQATESEGPAFWTACPYCYVLYEYPNAYKDCTLRCQTKNCRRAFHAMVIPSPPFNGNDTYFCCWGFYPLGFSGNGKNMGRKFPSWSPISSVFTCSNNKDEGKQKNPKKSAPRVFYDENDVYVEISDPSMGSEDNDE